A window of Rubricoccus marinus contains these coding sequences:
- a CDS encoding class I SAM-dependent methyltransferase produces the protein MDHLLRTLAAVPPLARILHVGCGDGTLTANIARLGFEVWACDANPEPARDALAAVLGPDVAEARVSRATPDSLGFADDTFDWVAVHFEALPTPEDFAYVHRVMHPGAWVWASAPAGSPEALEAAASGAGLALSERAAADEKNGEPVVRGIFRRVGDDVRG, from the coding sequence ATGGACCACCTGCTCAGAACACTGGCAGCGGTCCCGCCCCTGGCCCGCATCCTGCACGTCGGCTGTGGGGATGGCACCTTGACGGCTAACATCGCCCGACTCGGATTCGAGGTCTGGGCCTGCGACGCCAACCCGGAGCCTGCCCGCGACGCACTCGCGGCCGTCCTCGGCCCTGATGTGGCCGAGGCGCGCGTCTCCCGAGCAACCCCGGATTCGCTCGGCTTTGCCGACGACACATTTGACTGGGTGGCGGTGCATTTCGAAGCGCTCCCTACGCCAGAAGATTTCGCCTACGTGCACCGCGTGATGCACCCTGGAGCTTGGGTCTGGGCCAGCGCACCGGCCGGCTCGCCAGAGGCCCTGGAAGCGGCAGCCTCTGGCGCAGGCCTCGCGCTCTCCGAACGCGCGGCGGCGGACGAGAAGAACGGCGAGCCGGTGGTCCGAGGCATCTTTCGCCGGGTCGGGGACGACGTGAGGGGGTAG
- the hemH gene encoding ferrochelatase has translation MTPREYLAGFQDDPRLISGAFYDQAPVEVRRGETVGVVLMNHGGPLERADVEPFLYNRLMDPAAMRMRVPGFIRDRFSRLYAKRRARKLMREYELIGGESPVVRHAREQAKALQRELQDRYGDSLGVQFKTFVAMRYGHPTCYNAAREMVAAGVDRLVLLPLHPHYSSTTTGTSLAFWKALEDNGEIESRPTSYVYEYAAHPKYIRALSERIDEGLQRFPSSVRDRVNIVFTAHGAPLHALKESRDPYCCLVHATVQEVTKYRADTDGGRFSHVSFHRVGVPGRGLGPSTGEVIEQIADEGFEGILVVPVTFTSDHIETAYGLDVVERARAVTAGIEHYEVASGLNCHPLFITALAETATAQMQVASGDNGDVTLPPSIASLPRLDPACRAVRCRWCAHMREATDWSTVQDESTVEETVTL, from the coding sequence ATGACCCCACGCGAGTACCTCGCAGGCTTTCAAGATGACCCCCGATTGATCTCGGGGGCGTTCTACGATCAGGCCCCGGTGGAGGTACGGCGTGGCGAGACTGTCGGTGTGGTGCTCATGAACCACGGGGGCCCGCTAGAGCGTGCCGACGTGGAGCCCTTCCTGTACAACCGGCTCATGGACCCCGCCGCGATGCGGATGCGCGTCCCGGGATTCATCCGCGACCGGTTTTCGCGGCTGTACGCCAAGCGCCGGGCTCGCAAGCTCATGCGCGAGTACGAGCTAATTGGCGGGGAAAGCCCGGTGGTCCGCCACGCGAGAGAGCAGGCCAAAGCGCTCCAGCGGGAGCTCCAGGACCGCTACGGCGACTCGCTCGGCGTTCAGTTCAAGACGTTTGTCGCGATGCGGTACGGGCACCCGACGTGCTACAACGCCGCGCGCGAGATGGTGGCCGCTGGCGTGGACCGGCTGGTCCTTCTCCCGTTGCACCCGCACTACTCCAGCACGACGACCGGTACTTCGCTCGCCTTCTGGAAGGCGTTGGAGGACAACGGCGAGATCGAGTCTCGCCCGACCAGCTACGTCTACGAGTACGCCGCCCACCCCAAGTACATCCGCGCGCTTTCTGAGCGGATCGACGAGGGATTGCAGCGGTTTCCCTCTTCCGTGCGTGACCGCGTCAACATCGTGTTCACGGCGCACGGCGCGCCGCTGCACGCGCTGAAGGAAAGCCGCGACCCGTACTGCTGCCTGGTCCACGCGACCGTGCAAGAGGTCACCAAGTACCGCGCAGATACCGACGGCGGGCGCTTTTCCCACGTCTCCTTCCACCGCGTCGGCGTGCCCGGCCGTGGCCTGGGACCGAGTACGGGAGAGGTCATCGAGCAGATCGCGGACGAAGGCTTCGAGGGCATCCTCGTGGTGCCGGTCACGTTCACATCTGACCACATCGAGACCGCGTACGGCCTGGACGTGGTGGAGCGTGCTCGCGCTGTGACGGCGGGAATCGAGCATTACGAGGTCGCCAGCGGCCTCAACTGCCACCCCCTGTTTATCACCGCGCTCGCGGAGACCGCGACGGCCCAGATGCAGGTGGCCTCTGGCGACAACGGGGACGTGACGCTTCCGCCCTCTATCGCCTCGCTTCCGCGACTGGACCCCGCCTGCCGCGCCGTGCGCTGCCGCTGGTGCGCCCACATGCGCGAGGCAACAGATTGGAGCACGGTTCAGGACGAGTCCACCGTCGAGGAAACCGTCACGTTGTAG
- a CDS encoding GWxTD domain-containing protein, whose amino-acid sequence MSRAALAFAFCGLALLAGCGGARPSADGRANGYTPGVPDFDLDASVISAVDPVEIEALVSIPRSSLVFTRDDEGFRTIVRTAFRLSDLENTPLASPARADTLRVATYAETASFVPLVVRQRLPAVAGALVVQAEVEDVRTGRTALRRLSIRVPEPSEGLALGLPRLRGILATTQAYQPLLALGVPSDLDSLQVRLDVFGAAGAVSVRADLLRLRADTTVAEPPSAFAPSRVSLRARGVLASDPDTVLVSRQRIPSPDARLTIETALPPLAPGVYRIVMTAEGDAREEATTERTFVVRPEDFPLLVGVEDLVQPLAYLATPREKNLLRDAGPDSLRFAFDAFWGGLFRDRRQAAATFRAYYERVEEANRRFSTYTEGWKTDRGMIYVIFGPPERVENRFDREVWSYASGVFAFERTARRESGDAPFDVWTLVRDRAYDAQWRRAIRLWRNGQPP is encoded by the coding sequence GTGAGCCGAGCCGCGCTCGCGTTTGCCTTCTGCGGCCTCGCCCTTCTCGCGGGCTGCGGCGGCGCGCGGCCGTCGGCCGACGGCCGCGCCAACGGTTACACCCCCGGCGTGCCGGATTTCGATCTGGACGCGAGCGTCATCTCGGCGGTCGACCCGGTCGAGATCGAAGCGCTGGTCTCGATTCCGCGTTCGTCGCTCGTGTTCACGCGTGATGACGAGGGCTTCCGCACGATCGTCCGAACGGCGTTCCGGCTGTCCGACCTCGAGAACACGCCTCTGGCGTCGCCCGCCCGCGCAGACACGCTGCGCGTGGCGACCTACGCCGAGACGGCCTCGTTCGTGCCGCTCGTTGTACGCCAGCGGCTGCCTGCCGTTGCCGGCGCGCTCGTGGTACAGGCCGAAGTGGAGGACGTGCGGACAGGCCGGACGGCGCTCCGACGCCTCAGCATCCGGGTCCCGGAGCCGAGCGAGGGGCTGGCGCTCGGCCTCCCCCGCCTCCGCGGCATCCTGGCCACCACGCAGGCCTATCAACCACTCCTCGCTCTCGGCGTGCCCTCAGACCTGGACTCCCTCCAGGTCCGCCTCGACGTGTTCGGTGCCGCCGGGGCCGTTTCGGTCCGCGCCGACCTCTTGCGGCTCCGCGCGGACACGACGGTTGCGGAGCCGCCCTCGGCGTTTGCCCCCTCGCGCGTTTCGCTTCGCGCCAGAGGCGTTCTCGCGAGCGACCCCGACACCGTTCTCGTCTCGCGCCAGAGGATCCCATCTCCAGATGCGCGCCTGACCATCGAGACCGCGCTGCCGCCTCTGGCGCCGGGCGTGTACCGGATCGTCATGACGGCCGAGGGCGACGCGCGCGAAGAAGCCACCACGGAGCGTACGTTCGTCGTCCGGCCCGAGGATTTTCCCCTGCTCGTCGGCGTGGAGGACTTGGTTCAGCCTCTGGCGTACCTCGCCACGCCTCGCGAGAAGAACCTCTTGCGCGATGCCGGCCCCGACTCGCTCCGCTTCGCGTTCGACGCGTTCTGGGGCGGACTTTTCCGCGACCGCCGCCAGGCTGCTGCCACCTTCCGCGCCTACTACGAGCGCGTCGAAGAAGCCAACCGGCGCTTTTCGACCTACACCGAAGGGTGGAAAACGGACCGCGGCATGATCTACGTCATCTTCGGACCGCCCGAGCGTGTCGAAAACCGCTTCGACCGCGAAGTGTGGTCGTACGCCAGCGGCGTCTTCGCCTTTGAGCGCACGGCGCGGCGCGAGAGCGGCGACGCCCCGTTCGACGTGTGGACTCTCGTGCGAGACCGTGCCTATGACGCGCAGTGGCGCCGCGCAATCCGCCTCTGGCGCAACGGCCAGCCCCCGTGA
- the tpiA gene encoding triose-phosphate isomerase, with protein MLVVGNWKMNTSHAEAIALAADVVRETEGIAGKAGVGVCPPFVWLDAVAERVRGTQVALGAQNVAAEASGAFTGETSAPMLSDLGCTYAIVGHSERRALFGETDADVAARARGAMAHGLVPIVCVGETLEERKSGDAEAVVRRQLEGSLDGLDVASDDALVIAYEPVWAIGTGETASPEQAQDMHATIRAALRQRLGDLASGVQILYGGSVKPGNAATLFAQEDVDGGLVGGASLDAAGFAAIVRAAAEAA; from the coding sequence ATGCTCGTCGTCGGCAACTGGAAAATGAACACCTCGCACGCAGAGGCGATCGCCCTCGCGGCCGACGTGGTTCGGGAAACTGAGGGCATCGCGGGGAAGGCCGGCGTGGGCGTGTGCCCGCCGTTCGTGTGGCTGGACGCCGTCGCAGAGCGCGTGCGGGGTACCCAGGTGGCACTCGGCGCGCAGAACGTCGCCGCCGAGGCCTCTGGCGCGTTTACCGGCGAGACCTCGGCGCCGATGCTGAGCGACCTGGGATGCACCTACGCCATCGTCGGCCACTCTGAACGCCGCGCCCTTTTCGGAGAGACCGACGCGGATGTAGCCGCCCGCGCCAGAGGCGCGATGGCGCACGGGCTGGTGCCCATCGTGTGCGTCGGCGAGACGCTGGAGGAGCGCAAATCGGGCGACGCGGAAGCAGTCGTGCGGCGCCAGCTAGAGGGGTCGCTCGACGGCCTCGACGTGGCCTCTGACGACGCCCTCGTGATCGCGTACGAGCCCGTCTGGGCCATCGGCACGGGCGAGACGGCGTCTCCCGAGCAGGCGCAAGACATGCACGCCACCATTCGCGCAGCGCTCCGCCAGAGGCTGGGCGACCTCGCCTCTGGCGTGCAAATCCTCTACGGCGGCAGCGTCAAGCCCGGCAACGCCGCGACGCTGTTCGCGCAAGAGGACGTCGACGGCGGGCTCGTCGGTGGCGCGTCGCTGGATGCGGCAGGCTTTGCCGCGATCGTGCGCGCAGCGGCCGAGGCTGCGTGA